A DNA window from Theobroma cacao cultivar B97-61/B2 chromosome 5, Criollo_cocoa_genome_V2, whole genome shotgun sequence contains the following coding sequences:
- the LOC18599001 gene encoding uncharacterized protein LOC18599001 isoform X3: protein MLCCKSLGIQVLHKQPDEGHAESKDDGIETRMYFLNCLCLLLGRFDGKKFEGIVAEYGKQMLHLLLSERRNVFDVISELIHILTDAAHIVSHSTWQNIANNLLLCLGDEETAIWEQASNLLPLIDPSFVLPALVRLVCSSDEKIQPAAAEAFVRVLKHHNQKPEVAFRLLDSLSNLSQGLADAETGAHTVEGSKLDCDRVLRLILEWFKTVQDWNILIGPLIDNMLAEPSNANIVWLLSHINAQLAEAADVVLHRVLLLMKGQKDMIDEAFFS, encoded by the exons ATGTTATGCTGCAAATCTTTGGGCATCCAAG TACTACACAAGCAACCTGATGAGGGGCATGCTGAGAGCAAGGATGATGGTATAGAAACCAGAATGTATTTCCTGAATTGCTTATGCCTTCTTCTGGGGCGTTTTGATGGGAAAAAATTTGAAGGCATAGTGGCAGAATATGGAAAGCAGATGTTACATCTCCTTTTATCAGAG AGAAGGAACGTGTTTGATGTTATATCTGAACTAATTCACATATTGACAGATGCAGCACATATAGTTTCTCATTCTACCTG GCAAAATATAGCAAATAATTTACTTTTGTGCCTTGGAGATGAAGAAACTGCAATCTGGGAACAAGCATCCAATTTGCTTCCTCTGATTG ACCCATCGTTTGTGTTGCCTGCATTAGTTCGTCTTGTTTGCTCGTCAGATGAAAAGATACAACCGGCAGCTGCTGAAGCCTTTGTCAGAGTGCTCAAGCATCATAATCAGAAACCTGAAGTTGCGTTCAGGCTGCTTGACAGTCTTAG CAACCTAAGTCAGGGTCTAGCTGATGCAGAAACTGGAGCACATACAGTGGAAG GATCAAAATTGGACTGTGATAGGGTGCTCAGACTGATCTTGGAGTGGTTTAAAACT GTTCAAGACTGGAACATCTTGATTGGACCCCTGATTGACAACATGCTTGCAGAGCCATCAAATGCTAATATTGTCTGGCTTCTGAGTCACATAAATGCGCAGTTAGCAGAAGCTGCTGATGTAGTCCTTCATCGAGTTTTGTTGCTGATGAAAGGACAGAAAGA CATGATTGATGAAGCTTTCTTCTCTTGA
- the LOC18599001 gene encoding uncharacterized protein LOC18599001 isoform X1, whose product MLCCKSLGIQVLHKQPDEGHAESKDDGIETRMYFLNCLCLLLGRFDGKKFEGIVAEYGKQMLHLLLSELHCNDDNVIDGVVSIFKAVIFNPKHSSGSSVTDTKQMDAVVLLLLHLLDERDGAARAVVMLIAEYYSITADGHCLEEVIKLLASGNAIQRRNVFDVISELIHILTDAAHIVSHSTWQNIANNLLLCLGDEETAIWEQASNLLPLIDPSFVLPALVRLVCSSDEKIQPAAAEAFVRVLKHHNQKPEVAFRLLDSLSNLSQGLADAETGAHTVEGSKLDCDRVLRLILEWFKTVQDWNILIGPLIDNMLAEPSNANIVWLLSHINAQLAEAADVVLHRVLLLMKGQKDMIDEAFFS is encoded by the exons ATGTTATGCTGCAAATCTTTGGGCATCCAAG TACTACACAAGCAACCTGATGAGGGGCATGCTGAGAGCAAGGATGATGGTATAGAAACCAGAATGTATTTCCTGAATTGCTTATGCCTTCTTCTGGGGCGTTTTGATGGGAAAAAATTTGAAGGCATAGTGGCAGAATATGGAAAGCAGATGTTACATCTCCTTTTATCAGAG CTTCACTGCAATGATGACAATGTAATCGATGGGGTTGTGAGTATATTCAAGGCTGTCATTTTTAATCCAAAACATTCGTCTGGAAGCAGTGTAACTGACACCAAGCAGATGGATGCTGTGGTACTGTTGCTGCTTCACCTTCTTGATGAGAGAGATGGTGCAGCTAGAGCCGTTGTTATGCTCATAGCAGAATACTATTCCAT AACTGCTGATGGTCACTGTCTTGAAGAAGTTATTAAACTCCTTGCTTCTGGAAATGCTATTCAGAGAAGGAACGTGTTTGATGTTATATCTGAACTAATTCACATATTGACAGATGCAGCACATATAGTTTCTCATTCTACCTG GCAAAATATAGCAAATAATTTACTTTTGTGCCTTGGAGATGAAGAAACTGCAATCTGGGAACAAGCATCCAATTTGCTTCCTCTGATTG ACCCATCGTTTGTGTTGCCTGCATTAGTTCGTCTTGTTTGCTCGTCAGATGAAAAGATACAACCGGCAGCTGCTGAAGCCTTTGTCAGAGTGCTCAAGCATCATAATCAGAAACCTGAAGTTGCGTTCAGGCTGCTTGACAGTCTTAG CAACCTAAGTCAGGGTCTAGCTGATGCAGAAACTGGAGCACATACAGTGGAAG GATCAAAATTGGACTGTGATAGGGTGCTCAGACTGATCTTGGAGTGGTTTAAAACT GTTCAAGACTGGAACATCTTGATTGGACCCCTGATTGACAACATGCTTGCAGAGCCATCAAATGCTAATATTGTCTGGCTTCTGAGTCACATAAATGCGCAGTTAGCAGAAGCTGCTGATGTAGTCCTTCATCGAGTTTTGTTGCTGATGAAAGGACAGAAAGA CATGATTGATGAAGCTTTCTTCTCTTGA
- the LOC18599001 gene encoding uncharacterized protein LOC18599001 isoform X2, producing the protein MYFLNCLCLLLGRFDGKKFEGIVAEYGKQMLHLLLSELHCNDDNVIDGVVSIFKAVIFNPKHSSGSSVTDTKQMDAVVLLLLHLLDERDGAARAVVMLIAEYYSITADGHCLEEVIKLLASGNAIQRRNVFDVISELIHILTDAAHIVSHSTWQNIANNLLLCLGDEETAIWEQASNLLPLIDPSFVLPALVRLVCSSDEKIQPAAAEAFVRVLKHHNQKPEVAFRLLDSLSNLSQGLADAETGAHTVEGSKLDCDRVLRLILEWFKTVQDWNILIGPLIDNMLAEPSNANIVWLLSHINAQLAEAADVVLHRVLLLMKGQKDMIDEAFFS; encoded by the exons ATGTATTTCCTGAATTGCTTATGCCTTCTTCTGGGGCGTTTTGATGGGAAAAAATTTGAAGGCATAGTGGCAGAATATGGAAAGCAGATGTTACATCTCCTTTTATCAGAG CTTCACTGCAATGATGACAATGTAATCGATGGGGTTGTGAGTATATTCAAGGCTGTCATTTTTAATCCAAAACATTCGTCTGGAAGCAGTGTAACTGACACCAAGCAGATGGATGCTGTGGTACTGTTGCTGCTTCACCTTCTTGATGAGAGAGATGGTGCAGCTAGAGCCGTTGTTATGCTCATAGCAGAATACTATTCCAT AACTGCTGATGGTCACTGTCTTGAAGAAGTTATTAAACTCCTTGCTTCTGGAAATGCTATTCAGAGAAGGAACGTGTTTGATGTTATATCTGAACTAATTCACATATTGACAGATGCAGCACATATAGTTTCTCATTCTACCTG GCAAAATATAGCAAATAATTTACTTTTGTGCCTTGGAGATGAAGAAACTGCAATCTGGGAACAAGCATCCAATTTGCTTCCTCTGATTG ACCCATCGTTTGTGTTGCCTGCATTAGTTCGTCTTGTTTGCTCGTCAGATGAAAAGATACAACCGGCAGCTGCTGAAGCCTTTGTCAGAGTGCTCAAGCATCATAATCAGAAACCTGAAGTTGCGTTCAGGCTGCTTGACAGTCTTAG CAACCTAAGTCAGGGTCTAGCTGATGCAGAAACTGGAGCACATACAGTGGAAG GATCAAAATTGGACTGTGATAGGGTGCTCAGACTGATCTTGGAGTGGTTTAAAACT GTTCAAGACTGGAACATCTTGATTGGACCCCTGATTGACAACATGCTTGCAGAGCCATCAAATGCTAATATTGTCTGGCTTCTGAGTCACATAAATGCGCAGTTAGCAGAAGCTGCTGATGTAGTCCTTCATCGAGTTTTGTTGCTGATGAAAGGACAGAAAGA CATGATTGATGAAGCTTTCTTCTCTTGA
- the LOC18599000 gene encoding pentatricopeptide repeat-containing protein At1g03560, mitochondrial has product MRRTLLKPPYPFSLSRLQSPLLSSPYRNVESPPNPPKPLSNSISISSRFIFTPSYLPPPEWIEPFFNVSGLASTFPQDLQPSPWVSKIVNLLDGCSNMESNLDSFCHKFLIQLSPNFVAFVLASAEVQNKPDVALRFFAWAAKQKKYTHKLECYVSMINVLALANDLVKVRFLFGQLKEMGIVMTMSSANSLIKNFVGLGMVEELLWVWRRMKENEIEPSLYTFNLLLNGLVNSMFIESAEQVFKVMENSKIRPDVVSYNTMIKGYCKAGKTYKAMEKIRAMETINLEPDKITYMTLMQACYSEGNFDSCLGLYHEMVEKRCEVPPHAYSLIIGGLCKDGKCIEGYAVFENMIRSGFKANVVIYTTVIDAFAKCGRMEDALKLFQTMKTDGLEPDEVSYGAIVNGLCKSGRLDEAMEYLRFCRANEVAINAMFYSSLIDGLGKAGRVDEAQKLFEEMVEKDCPRDSYCYNALIDALAKCGRVNDALTLFNRMEDEGCDQTVYTYTILISGLFREHKNEEAMKLWDMMIDKGITPTAASFRALSIGLCLSGKVTRACKILDDLAPMGVIPETAFEDMIHVLCKAGRIKEACKLADGIVDRGREIPGRIRTILINALRKAGNADLAMKLMHSKIGIGYDRMGSIKRRVKFRILVEI; this is encoded by the coding sequence ATGAGAAGAACCCTGTTGAAGCCTCCTTATCCCTTCTCTCTATCCCGTCTCCAATCTCCACTTCTGTCTAGTCCCTACAGAAATGTTGAGTCACCGCCAAACCCTCCCAAACCGTTATCCAACTCAATCTCCATTTCCTCCAGGTTCATATTCACTCCGAGTTATCTTCCTCCTCCCGAGTGGATAGAGCCCTTCTTTAATGTCTCTGGTTTAGCCTCAACATTTCCTCAAGACTTGCAGCCATCTCCTTGGGTAAGCAAAATTGTCAATCTTTTAGATGGTTGTTCTAACATGGAATCAAATTTAGACTCGTTTTGCCACAAGTTCTTGATCCAGTTGTCTCCAAattttgttgcttttgttttggCATCTGCTGAGGTTCAAAACAAACCTGATGTTGCTTTGAGGTTCTTTGCATGGGCTGCTAAGCAAAAGAAATATACCCATAAGCTGGAATGTTATGTTTCTATGATAAATGTTTTAGCTTTAGCCAATGATTTGGTAAAAGTAAGATTCTTATTTGGTCAACTTAAAGAAATGGGGATTGTAATGACAATGTCGTCAGCAAATTCTTTGATTAAGAACTTTGTGGGTCTTGGGATGGTAGAGGAGTTGTTGTGGGTGTGGCGAAGAATGAAAGAGAATGAGATTGAACCTAGTTTATATACTTTTAACCTTTTACTTAATGGATTGGTGAATTCTATGTTTATTGAATCTGCGGAGCAGGTTTTCAAGGTTATGGAGAACAGTAAAATTAGGCCAGATGTTGTGAGTTATAATACCATGATTAAAGGGTATTGTAAGGCAGGAAAAACCTATAAAGCAATGGAAAAGATACGAGCTATGGAGACAATAAACTTGGAGCCGGATAAGATTACTTATATGACATTGATGCAGGCATGCTATTCAGAGGGGAATTTTGATTCTTGTTTGGGTTTGTATCATGAAATGGTGGAGAAGAGATGTGAAGTTCCGCCTCATGCTTATAGTTTGATTATTGGAGGACTTTGTAAAGACGGGAAATGTATTGAAGGATATGCTGTTTTTGAGAATATGATTCGGAGTGGGTTTAAAGCAAATGTGGTGATTTATACAACTGTGATAGATGCATTTGCAAAATGTGGAAGGATGGAAGATGCATTAAAGCTATTTCAGACGATGAAAACTGATGGGCTTGAACCAGATGAGGTTTCATATGGGGCCATTGTTAATGGGTTGTGTAAGAGTGGAAGATTAGATGAGGCCATGGAGTATCTCAGGTTTTGTAGAGCTAATGAAGTGGCAATTAATGCCATGTTTTATTCTAGTCTAATTGATGGGTTGGGCAAGGCTGGTAGAGTGGATGAAGCTCAGAAACTTTTTGAAGAGATGGTTGAGAAAGATTGCCCAAGGGATTCATATTGTTACAATGCCCTTATTGATGCCCTTGCAAAGTGTGGGAGGGTCAATGATGCATTAACACTCTTTAATAGGATGGAGGATGAAGGATGTGATCAGACAGTTTATACATACACAATACTCATAAGTGGACTGTTCAGGGAGCATAAAAATGAAGAGGCAATGAAGCTTTGGGATATGATGATTGATAAAGGTATCACACCAACTGCAGCTTCTTTTAGGGCTCTCTCAATTGGGCTTTGTCTATCAGGTAAGGTAACCAGGGCCTGCAAGATTTTGGATGATCTAGCACCAATGGGTGTTATTCCTGAGACAGCTTTTGAAGATATGATCCATGTGCTGTGCAAAGCAGGCCGTATCAAGGAGGCCTGCAAGTTGGCTGATGGTATTGTTGATAGGGGTAGAGAAATACCTGGAAGAATTCGAACTATCCTAATCAATGCCTTGAGAAAAGCAGGCAATGCAGATTTGGCCATGAAGTTGATGCATAGTAAGATTGGTATAGGTTATGATAGAATGGGCAGCATTAAGAGGCGAGTGAAATTCCGGAttcttgttgaaatttga